A stretch of Gouania willdenowi chromosome 21, fGouWil2.1, whole genome shotgun sequence DNA encodes these proteins:
- the LOC114454655 gene encoding sorting nexin-4-like: MADSGCSEDVAVIGNTDITSEESDSINNTMAESQTDLLRKMEINVAEAEKRTGKNTVNMQETYTVYLIETRAVEAVTEGGLPPAPDSLWRRYSEFELLRTYLLVTYPYIVVPPLPEKRAEFVWHKLSADNLDPDFVERRRVGLENFLLRVASHPVLSSDKIFFFFLTEEKNWREEVLETGFQDKADSRLKSLSAMYRVKNPDKRFTALKQYSDELNTVISQLLRVRARVADRLYGVYKVHGNYGRVFSEWSAIENEMGDGLQSAGHHMDTYAASIDDILEEEEHYADQLKEYLFYTDAVRSVCRKHDLIQYELEMVAQDLASKKQQKEELSTGTVRIFSLKGMTSKLFGQESPEQKESRLAALEQSIQEGEAAVKDKVSECQDFVRAAWDDVERFKEQKDRDLREALISYAIMQISMCKKGIQVWSNAKECFNKM, encoded by the exons ATGGCCGACTCTGGGTGCAGTGAAGATGTGGCTGTGATCGGCAACACCGACATCACTTCAGAGGAGTCAGACAGCATCAATAACACG ATGGCAGAGAGTCAGACGGATCTGCTGAGAAAAATGGAGATAAATGTGGCAGAGGCAGAAAAAAGGACGGGGAAAAACACCGTCAACATGCAAGAAACCTACACTGTCTACCTCATAGAAACACG AGCGGTTGAGGCTGTGACAGAGGGAGGATTACCGCCCGCACCCGACAGCCTGTGGAGACGTTACAGTGAGTTCGAGCTGCTCAGAACGTACCTGTTGGTCACCTACCCCTACATCGTTGTTCCTCCGTTGCCAGAGAAAAGG GCTGAGTTTGTGTGGCACAAGCTTTCAGCGGACAACCTCGACCCAGACTTTGTCGAGCGGCGAAGAGTTGGCCTTGAAAACTTCCTGCTGCGTGTGGCATCACATCCTGTCCTTTCCTCTGacaagattttctttttttttctcacagag GAAAAAAATTGGCGAGAGGAAGTTCTGGAAACGGGTTTTCAAGACAAG gccgACTCTCGACTCAAATCTTTAAGTGCCATGTACAGAGTAAAGAACCCTGACAA GCGATTCACAGCACTGAAGCAGTACAGCGATGAACTGAACACCGTCATCTCTCAGTTACTCCGAGTGCGAGCG CGAGTAGCAGACAGACTGTATGGTGTTTACAAAGTCCATGGGAACTACGGCAGAGTTTTCAG TGAGTGGAGCGCAATAGAGAATGAAATGGGAGACGGACTGCAGAGCGCCGGCCACCACATGGACAC gTATGCTGCATCAATAGATGATATACTGGAAGAGGAGGAGCACTATGCAGACCAGCTGAAAGAGTACCTGTTTTACACTGATGCTGTTAG GTCTGTGTGTCGGAAGCACGACTTAATCCAGTATGAGTTGGAAATGGTTGCTCAGGATCTCGCCAGTAAGAAACAGCAGAAAGAGGAACTATCAACTGGG acgGTGCGAATCTTCTCTCTAAAGGGAATGACCAGTAAGTTGTTTGGCCAAGAAAGCCCAGAGCAGAAGGAGAGCAGGTTAGCAGCGTTGGAACAGAGCATCCAGGAAGGAGAGGCTGCTGTCAAGGACAAAGTCAGCGAGTGCCA AGACTTTGTGCGAGCAGCGTGGGACGACGTCGAGCGCTTTAAGGAGCAGAAGGACAGAGACCTACGTGAAGCTCTGATCAGCTACGCCATCATGCAGATCAGCATGTGTAAAAAG GGAATCCAGGTGTGGTCCAACGCAAAGGAGTGTTTCAACAAAATGTGA
- the LOC114454654 gene encoding mucin-1-like, giving the protein MMMMSYLWILLIGSLLAAHTNAQDDATLAEEVATETTTDTEPDIKEDPSAPSDPATSTGEEEDPSNPTDDDGVLVASAVEETDPPAVEETDSPTDAGADLPTEGQTDSPAEVETEPAAVGQTDPPTEAGADLPIEEKTEGGTDLVAEVETDPPTEGQTDLPTEEKTDPPTETETDPPTDGGADTSTEKETDPPTEGGPNPPLDSDAAPEIPTGGDTDVTTVLTDASSVGAVETPTDVVSVDGNAASATSTGDTDTEEATSTSALVPGAGDTEENPTSGANTTAAKDESGADDKSSPATDVEPSKEEEPTDPAANEDTSKSATEEIVKAETQPKVDAEVSTSDMAVIVPGVKTELGFNLEDALDAGPAAVDPPQPGGKSRSMGSDGGIVGASGGEKPQGKEGGSGALAGILSAIVLTAVGAVSGYILYQKKKLCFKNRQEADPEAAHKANAAEAQSDPQVLNTLLNSS; this is encoded by the exons atgatgatgatgtcataccTGTGGATCCTGCTCATAGGTAGCCTGTTGGCTGCACACACCAATGCACAAG ATGATGCAACTTTAGCCGAGGAGGTGGCAACAGAAACCACCACAGATACTGAACCAGACATTAAG GAAGACCCATCAGCACCAAGTGACCCCGCTACTAGCACAGGGGAAGAAGAAGATCCAAGCAATCCTACGGATGACGATGGAGTTCTTGTAGCTTCTGCAGTTGAAGAAACTGATCCTCCAGCTGTGGAAGAAACAGATTCTCCAACAGACGCAGGGGCAGATCTTCCCACAGAGGGACAAACTGATTCTCCAGCAGAGGTTGAAACAGAGCCTGCTGCAGTTGGACAGACTGATCCTCCAACAGAGGCTGGAGCTGATCTACCAATAGAAGAAAAGACAGAGGGAGGGACTGACCTGGTAGCAGAGGTAGAGACAGATCCTCCAACAGAGGGACAGACGGACCTTCCAACAGAAGAAAAGACTGATCCTCCAACAGAGACTGAGACAGATCCACCAACGGACGGAGGGGCTGATACTTCAACAGAGAAGGAAACAGATCCTCCAACAGAGGGAGGACCCAATCCTCCATTAGATAGCGATGCAGCACCAGAGATTCCTACAGGTGGAGATACCGATGTTACAACTGTCTTGACTGACGCTTCCTCCGTTGGAGCAGTAGAAACTCCTACAGATGTGGTTTCTGTAGACGGAAATGCAGCATCAGCAACTTCCACAGGAGACACCGACACTGAAGAGGCAACATCAACATCAG CTTTGGTCCCGGGGGCTGGAGATACAGAGGAGAATCCCACCTCAGGTGCTAATACAACGGCTGCCAAAGATGAG AGCGGAGCAGATGATAAGTCCTCACCAGCAACAGATGTTGAACCCAGTAAGGAGGAAGAACCCACAGATCCAGCAGCTAATGAAGACACGTCCAAATCAGCCACTGAAGAAATTGTCAAAGCAGAAACTCAACCAAAAGTAGACGCTGAAGTTTCAACGT CTGATATGGCAGTTATTGTACCGGGAGTGAAAACAg aGCTCGGGTTTAACTTGGAAGATGCTCTGGATGCGGGGCCTGCAGCGGTCGACCCTCCACAACCAGGAGGAAAGAGCCGCAGTATGGGATCCGATG GTGGGATAGTTGGTGCATCCGGAGGCG AAAAGCCTCAAGGCAAAG AGGGCGGATCTGGTGCCTTAGCAGGAATCCTTTCTGCCATTGTTTTGACTGCAGTGGGAGCCGTCAGTGGATACATCCTTTATCAGAAGAAGAAACTGTGCTTCAAAAACAGACAGG AAGCAGATCCTGAGGCAGCACACAAAGCCAACGCAGCTGAGGCTCAGTCGGATCCTCagg TTCTCAACACATTGTTGAACTCCTCCTAA